A window of Mucilaginibacter paludis DSM 18603 contains these coding sequences:
- a CDS encoding IS4 family transposase, whose translation MSSELFEPTVLDGLARKTEAIQRKRKVGGKELLDMALFDGDQSFNGMSMQLMRRDGLDISKQALHQRHHSNMTKFVQAVFEQLIAVELPQEQTQGLEIRIKDSTRFALPEVIAETFPGTKGSGMKAGASVQFEFEIKSGKSDIKVTPANANDQGESHLDKASIQPGVLYMRDLGYTHLSYMNNINKVKAFFINKLCPKTTIYLLKDDQYQKLELSKLQGITGVFDQQVYIGADKMPVRIIIEPVSEELKARRIANTEKYNKKKGSTTSKGFKERAGFNFIVTNLVSEKYSAELIQKLYHLRWQIELVFKAWKSFLKIHTFPKGSSDRITSILYSKLIWAVLSWKICMAIGKIGQISVLKVHRLIASTKEELRAQLLGICSKWLALLEKLNLKHLSKEHRKHRLKIEEIVISI comes from the coding sequence ATGAGTTCGGAACTATTTGAACCAACGGTGTTAGATGGCCTGGCCCGTAAAACAGAGGCTATACAACGCAAACGAAAAGTGGGAGGCAAGGAACTATTGGATATGGCGTTATTTGATGGAGATCAATCGTTTAACGGCATGAGTATGCAGTTAATGCGGAGGGATGGGCTTGATATTTCGAAGCAGGCATTGCATCAAAGACATCACAGCAATATGACAAAGTTTGTACAAGCCGTTTTTGAGCAATTAATAGCAGTTGAGTTACCGCAAGAGCAAACACAGGGCTTGGAGATCCGTATCAAAGATTCTACCCGTTTCGCGTTGCCGGAAGTTATTGCAGAGACATTCCCCGGAACAAAAGGAAGTGGGATGAAAGCGGGAGCATCTGTACAATTTGAATTTGAAATCAAAAGTGGTAAAAGCGATATCAAAGTAACTCCGGCCAACGCAAATGACCAGGGTGAGAGTCATCTGGACAAGGCATCAATTCAGCCGGGGGTATTATATATGAGAGATCTGGGTTACACTCACTTGAGTTATATGAACAATATTAACAAAGTCAAAGCTTTCTTTATTAATAAATTATGTCCGAAAACAACGATTTATCTATTAAAGGACGACCAATACCAAAAGTTAGAGTTGTCGAAACTACAAGGCATAACCGGCGTATTTGATCAACAGGTATATATCGGAGCTGATAAGATGCCGGTAAGGATAATAATAGAACCGGTAAGTGAAGAGCTCAAGGCAAGGCGGATAGCCAATACTGAAAAGTACAATAAAAAGAAAGGCAGTACCACCAGTAAGGGATTCAAAGAGCGGGCAGGGTTTAACTTTATTGTTACCAACCTGGTGAGCGAAAAATATAGCGCTGAATTGATCCAAAAGTTATATCACCTGCGATGGCAGATAGAATTGGTTTTTAAAGCATGGAAGTCGTTTTTAAAGATACACACGTTCCCCAAAGGAAGTTCGGATCGTATAACCAGTATATTATACAGTAAGTTGATCTGGGCAGTTTTGAGTTGGAAAATATGCATGGCTATCGGTAAGATAGGTCAAATTAGTGTTTTAAAGGTGCATCGACTAATCGCTTCTACGAAAGAAGAATTGCGAGCGCAGCTTTTAGGGATATGCTCAAAGTGGTTAGCTCTGTTGGAGAAATTAAACTTAAAGCACCTTTCAAAAGAGCACAGAAAACATAGGTTAAAAATAGAAGAAATTGTAATAAGTATTTGA
- a CDS encoding peptidase associated/transthyretin-like domain-containing protein, translating into MKIRSILTAAFVITSLAANAQTILSGIVTESGKNTKLENVFIKDTGSKQVALTDKSGSFDIRTAVNHTLIFSSPGYISDTLYVIDMKPKRVELKLRGISLNTVDISSNAAPFNPEAEYPEIYEKSKFALSPSRIFGKESRDARRLKHYFKTEQEQRQIDAVFTKALVSSIVPLKGVDLDNFMMMYRPTLAFAKNSSQQTLTVYINDSYRKFKALPPEKRSLPRLND; encoded by the coding sequence ATGAAAATACGCTCCATTTTAACAGCCGCATTCGTTATTACGTCCTTAGCAGCAAACGCCCAAACTATTTTGAGCGGTATAGTTACCGAAAGCGGTAAAAACACCAAGCTCGAAAATGTTTTTATTAAAGATACCGGCAGCAAACAGGTAGCCCTTACCGATAAGTCGGGTAGCTTTGATATCCGTACTGCCGTTAATCACACCCTCATCTTCTCCTCACCCGGGTATATTTCTGATACATTATATGTGATCGATATGAAACCCAAACGTGTAGAGTTAAAGTTGCGCGGTATCAGTTTAAATACGGTTGATATATCCAGTAACGCAGCACCATTTAACCCCGAGGCTGAATATCCTGAGATTTACGAGAAAAGCAAATTCGCCCTCTCCCCTTCCCGCATCTTCGGTAAAGAATCCCGCGATGCACGTCGCCTAAAACACTATTTTAAAACCGAACAGGAGCAAAGGCAGATTGACGCCGTTTTTACCAAAGCGTTGGTGAGCAGCATTGTACCGCTAAAAGGCGTCGATCTGGATAACTTCATGATGATGTATCGCCCAACATTGGCATTTGCCAAAAACAGCTCTCAACAAACATTAACAGTTTATATCAATGATTCGTACCGCAAATTTAAGGCCCTGCCGCCCGAAAAACGCAGTTTGCCGAGATTAAACGATTAA
- a CDS encoding Crp/Fnr family transcriptional regulator produces the protein METAALIQTLNGIAPLSAALQQSIVEMLREDKPGKKQLLLKIGQVNRRIYFIQKGFARAFYLNEDKEYTTWFMGPGDMMISVYSFFTQQPATESIEILEESVLLSITWQQMQTLYQNFPEFNLIGRIITEQYYIKSEARAIALRTLSAQERYQSLIKTYPDVIQKASLRQIASHLGISQETLSRIRAKK, from the coding sequence TTGGAAACGGCGGCATTAATACAAACTTTGAATGGTATAGCACCATTATCGGCCGCTTTACAACAAAGTATTGTTGAGATGCTGAGAGAAGATAAGCCAGGTAAAAAACAATTGCTATTAAAAATAGGGCAGGTTAACCGGCGAATCTATTTTATACAAAAAGGTTTTGCACGGGCCTTTTATTTAAATGAAGATAAAGAGTATACCACCTGGTTTATGGGACCCGGAGATATGATGATTTCTGTTTATAGTTTTTTTACCCAACAGCCGGCCACAGAAAGTATTGAAATTTTAGAAGAGAGTGTATTGCTCTCCATCACCTGGCAACAAATGCAAACCCTTTACCAGAATTTTCCGGAGTTTAATTTGATAGGGAGGATAATTACAGAACAATATTATATCAAAAGTGAGGCACGAGCCATCGCGTTGCGCACCTTATCTGCCCAGGAGCGTTATCAATCCTTAATCAAAACGTATCCCGATGTGATTCAAAAGGCCTCATTGCGGCAAATCGCGTCGCACCTGGGGATAAGCCAGGAAACGTTAAGCAGGATAAGAGCGAAAAAATGA